Proteins from one Nitrobacteraceae bacterium AZCC 2146 genomic window:
- a CDS encoding putative RNase H-like HicB family nuclease (product_source=COG1598; cath_funfam=3.30.2390.10; cog=COG1598; pfam=PF15919; superfamily=143100), which produces MRYAVVIEKAESNYSAYVPDLPGCVATGDTVKAVEIEIRDAIRFHIDGLKEDGLPVPAPTSIADYVEA; this is translated from the coding sequence ATGCGCTACGCGGTGGTGATCGAAAAGGCTGAAAGCAACTATTCGGCCTATGTACCGGACCTACCCGGTTGCGTCGCGACCGGCGACACCGTGAAAGCCGTCGAGATCGAAATCCGCGACGCCATCCGTTTTCATATCGACGGGCTGAAGGAGGATGGTCTGCCGGTGCCGGCACCCACCAGCATCGCGGATTACGTCGAGGCCTGA
- a CDS encoding GTP-binding protein YchF (product_source=TIGR00092; cath_funfam=3.40.50.300; cog=COG0012; ko=KO:K06942; pfam=PF01926,PF06071; smart=SM00382; superfamily=52540; tigrfam=TIGR00092), with translation MGFKCGIVGLPNVGKSTLFNALTETAAAQAANYPFCTIEPNVGEVAVPDPRLDKLCAIAKSQQIIPTRLTFVDIAGLVKGASKGEGLGNQFLATIREVDAVAHVVRCFVDDDITHVEGKIDPLADIEIIETELMLADLDSCEKRVDNLTKKAKGNDKDAKEQLDLVQRALVLLRDGKPSRFLERKPEEERAFGMLGLLTSKPVLYVCNVEEGAAGEGNAYSKLVTEHAAKEGAVAVAISAKIESEIATLSREERAEFLDTLGLEEAGLDKLIRAGYKLLDLITYFTVGPKEARAWTINRGTKAPQAAAVIHTDFEKGFIRAETIAYDDYVALGGESGARDGGKLRLEGKEYVVADGDVLHFRFNT, from the coding sequence ATGGGATTCAAATGCGGTATCGTCGGGCTGCCGAATGTCGGCAAATCGACGCTGTTCAATGCGCTGACGGAAACGGCGGCGGCGCAGGCGGCGAACTATCCGTTCTGCACCATCGAGCCCAATGTCGGTGAAGTCGCGGTTCCGGATCCCCGCCTCGACAAGCTGTGCGCGATCGCCAAGTCGCAGCAGATCATCCCGACCCGGTTGACCTTCGTCGATATCGCCGGCCTGGTGAAGGGCGCCTCGAAGGGCGAAGGCCTCGGCAACCAGTTTCTCGCCACCATCCGCGAAGTCGATGCGGTTGCCCATGTGGTGCGCTGTTTCGTCGATGACGACATCACCCATGTCGAAGGCAAGATCGATCCGCTCGCCGATATCGAGATCATCGAGACCGAGCTGATGCTGGCCGATCTCGACTCCTGCGAGAAGCGCGTCGACAACCTGACCAAGAAGGCCAAGGGCAACGACAAGGACGCCAAGGAGCAACTCGACCTGGTGCAGCGCGCTTTGGTGCTGCTGCGTGACGGCAAGCCGTCGCGCTTCCTTGAGCGCAAGCCGGAGGAAGAGCGCGCCTTCGGCATGCTCGGCCTCTTGACGTCAAAACCGGTGCTCTATGTCTGCAACGTCGAGGAAGGCGCGGCCGGCGAGGGCAATGCCTATTCGAAGCTGGTGACGGAGCACGCCGCGAAAGAAGGCGCCGTCGCGGTGGCGATTTCTGCCAAGATCGAATCCGAGATCGCCACCCTGTCACGGGAGGAACGCGCCGAGTTCCTCGATACGCTCGGGCTGGAGGAAGCCGGTCTCGATAAGCTGATCCGCGCTGGCTACAAGCTGCTCGACCTGATCACCTACTTCACTGTGGGGCCGAAGGAAGCCCGCGCCTGGACCATCAACCGCGGCACCAAGGCGCCGCAGGCGGCGGCCGTGATTCACACCGACTTCGAGAAGGGGTTCATCCGCGCCGAAACCATCGCCTACGACGATTATGTCGCGCTCGGCGGTGAGTCCGGCGCCCGCGATGGCGGCAAGCTGCGGCTGGAAGGCAAGGA
- a CDS encoding phosphatidylglycerol:prolipoprotein diacylglycerol transferase (product_source=KO:K13292; cog=COG0682; ko=KO:K13292; pfam=PF01790; tigrfam=TIGR00544; transmembrane_helix_parts=Inside_1_29,TMhelix_30_52,Outside_53_61,TMhelix_62_81,Inside_82_105,TMhelix_106_125,Outside_126_144,TMhelix_145_164,Inside_165_170,TMhelix_171_193,Outside_194_225,TMhelix_226_248,Inside_249_252,TMhelix_253_270,Outside_271_284,TMhelix_285_307,Inside_308_321) has translation MAIPARQFKSAVALRYCQFRTSPQSSYSDALLSPPGLVSHAMPFLTIAFPVFDPVALAIGPIVIRWYALAYIGGIVLGWIYARALIKRPKLWGGPSPITLLDFDDFILWVTLGIILGGRTGYVLFYNLDFFVQHPAEILELWKGGMSFHGGFMGCVVAVIAFCWKRGLPILSLGDITCAVGPIGLLLGRLANFINSELWGRHADASVPWAMVFPNGGPLPRHPSQLYEAGLEGIVLFTILALMIRAGALKRPGLILGAFIFFYALARIIGEFFREPDPQLGFLWGGLTMGMLLSVPMIIAGLILMVLAWRKPQPKLNASQA, from the coding sequence ATGGCGATCCCCGCCCGGCAGTTCAAGTCCGCTGTTGCGCTGCGCTATTGTCAGTTCCGGACATCCCCGCAATCGTCATACAGTGATGCTTTACTGTCGCCGCCGGGACTCGTAAGCCACGCCATGCCGTTTCTCACCATCGCCTTCCCCGTCTTCGATCCTGTGGCCCTCGCGATCGGCCCGATCGTGATCCGCTGGTACGCGCTGGCCTATATCGGCGGCATCGTGCTGGGCTGGATCTATGCCCGCGCGCTGATCAAGCGCCCGAAGCTGTGGGGCGGCCCGTCGCCGATCACGCTGCTGGATTTCGACGATTTCATCCTCTGGGTGACGCTCGGGATTATTTTGGGCGGCCGCACCGGCTATGTGCTGTTCTACAACCTCGATTTCTTCGTCCAGCATCCCGCCGAAATCCTCGAATTGTGGAAAGGCGGCATGTCGTTCCACGGCGGCTTCATGGGCTGCGTGGTGGCGGTGATTGCATTCTGCTGGAAGCGTGGCCTGCCGATCCTGTCGCTCGGCGACATTACCTGCGCGGTCGGCCCGATCGGGCTGCTGCTGGGCCGTCTGGCCAATTTCATCAACAGTGAATTATGGGGCCGGCACGCCGATGCAAGCGTGCCCTGGGCGATGGTGTTCCCCAATGGCGGACCGCTGCCGCGGCATCCCAGCCAGCTCTACGAAGCCGGGCTGGAAGGCATCGTGCTGTTTACCATCCTGGCCCTGATGATCCGTGCCGGCGCGCTGAAGCGGCCGGGACTGATCCTCGGCGCCTTCATCTTTTTTTATGCGCTGGCGCGCATTATCGGCGAATTCTTTCGCGAGCCGGACCCGCAACTGGGATTTCTGTGGGGCGGACTCACCATGGGCATGCTGCTGTCGGTGCCGATGATCATTGCGGGACTCATTCTGATGGTGCTGGCATGGCGGAAGCCACAGCCCAAATTGAACGCTAGCCAGGCATGA
- a CDS encoding NADH dehydrogenase [ubiquinone] 1 alpha subcomplex assembly factor 7 (product_source=KO:K18164; cog=COG1565; ko=KO:K18164; pfam=PF02636; superfamily=53335): protein MTETSPLQDEIKKLIKSAGPMPVWRYMQLCLTHPQYGYYVSRDPLGREGDFTTAPEVSQMFGELLGLWSASVWRAIGSPPFLNLIELGPGRGTMMADALRALRVLPPLYQALSIHLVEINPVLRDKQKATLSGARNIAWHDSIDTVPAGPSVILANEYFDVLPIHQVVKRESGWHERTVEITDDGQLIFGASPDPLPRFEVLLPPLVRAAPVGAVFEWRPDTEIMKIASRVRDEGGAALIVDYGHTRSDAGDTFQAIARHSFTDPLKNPGQADVTAHVDFQALGRAAEDVGARVHGPVPQGEFLKRLGIETRAVTLMAKASPEVSEDVAGALKRLIDGGRGGMGSMFKVIGISDPGIPTLVALSDDTGIEATHS, encoded by the coding sequence ATGACCGAAACCTCGCCGCTGCAGGATGAAATCAAAAAACTGATCAAGTCCGCCGGGCCGATGCCGGTGTGGCGCTACATGCAGCTGTGCCTGACCCATCCGCAATACGGCTACTACGTCTCGCGCGATCCGCTGGGCCGCGAGGGCGATTTCACCACCGCACCGGAAGTCAGCCAGATGTTCGGCGAGCTGCTCGGGCTGTGGTCGGCGTCGGTGTGGCGCGCGATCGGCTCGCCGCCCTTTCTCAACCTGATCGAACTCGGCCCCGGCCGCGGCACCATGATGGCCGATGCGCTGCGCGCGCTCCGCGTGCTGCCGCCTTTGTATCAGGCGCTGAGCATTCATCTCGTCGAGATCAATCCGGTGCTGCGCGACAAGCAGAAGGCGACCTTGTCCGGCGCCCGCAACATCGCCTGGCACGACAGCATCGACACCGTGCCGGCAGGACCGTCGGTGATTCTCGCCAACGAATATTTCGACGTGCTGCCGATTCACCAGGTGGTGAAGCGCGAAAGCGGCTGGCACGAGCGCACGGTGGAGATCACCGATGACGGCCAGCTCATATTCGGCGCCAGCCCCGATCCCCTGCCGCGCTTCGAGGTGCTGCTGCCGCCCCTGGTGCGCGCAGCTCCCGTCGGCGCGGTGTTCGAATGGCGGCCCGATACCGAGATCATGAAGATCGCATCCCGCGTCCGCGACGAAGGCGGCGCGGCGCTGATCGTCGACTACGGCCATACGCGCAGCGACGCCGGTGACACCTTTCAGGCCATCGCCCGGCACAGCTTTACGGACCCGCTGAAAAACCCCGGCCAAGCCGATGTCACCGCCCATGTGGATTTCCAGGCGCTCGGCCGCGCTGCGGAAGACGTCGGCGCCCGCGTCCACGGGCCGGTGCCGCAGGGCGAATTCTTGAAGCGGCTGGGTATCGAGACCCGCGCGGTGACGCTGATGGCCAAGGCCAGCCCGGAGGTTTCCGAAGACGTCGCCGGCGCGCTGAAACGCCTGATCGACGGCGGCCGCGGTGGCATGGGCTCGATGTTCAAGGTGATCGGCATTTCCGATCCCGGCATTCCCACGCTGGTCGCGCTCAGTGACGACACCGGCATCGAGGCTACCCATTCATGA
- a CDS encoding 6,7-dimethyl-8-ribityllumazine synthase (product_source=KO:K00794; cath_funfam=3.40.50.960; cog=COG0054; ko=KO:K00794; pfam=PF00885; superfamily=52121), whose translation MNETTSETSEVAEHPHFAKPQRVAFVQSSWHPDIVEACWSSFLTEIEARHIAPSQVDLFKVPGSFEIPLHVQILAKTRRYTAIVAAGLVVDSGVRGFVADTVIRALMDVQLRTEVPVFSAVVTPEDFDETEEGADFFRKHFATKGVEVAEACANTLLSLERLRGQVAAGIV comes from the coding sequence ATGAACGAGACCACGTCCGAGACGTCCGAAGTCGCAGAGCATCCGCACTTCGCCAAGCCGCAGCGCGTGGCCTTCGTGCAATCCTCCTGGCATCCCGACATCGTCGAAGCATGCTGGTCGTCGTTCCTGACCGAGATCGAGGCGCGCCACATTGCGCCATCGCAGGTCGATCTGTTTAAGGTGCCGGGCTCGTTCGAAATTCCGCTGCATGTGCAGATCCTCGCCAAGACGCGGCGCTATACCGCCATCGTCGCGGCCGGGCTCGTGGTCGACAGCGGTGTGCGCGGCTTCGTCGCGGACACGGTGATCCGCGCGCTGATGGATGTGCAGTTGCGCACCGAGGTGCCGGTGTTCTCCGCCGTGGTGACGCCGGAGGATTTCGACGAGACCGAGGAGGGCGCCGACTTCTTCCGCAAGCACTTTGCCACGAAAGGCGTCGAGGTCGCGGAAGCCTGCGCCAATACGCTGCTCAGCCTTGAGCGGCTGCGCGGTCAGGTCGCGGCGGGGATCGTGTAG
- a CDS encoding large subunit ribosomal protein L25 (product_source=KO:K02897; cath_funfam=2.170.120.20,2.40.240.10; cog=COG1825; ko=KO:K02897; pfam=PF01386,PF14693; superfamily=50715; tigrfam=TIGR00731), with translation MATVKELKATARPAGGKGAARAVRRTGRVPGVIYGDNKPPVTISVDDAELRQRILAGRFLTTIYDIDLDGAKHRVIPRDFHLDPVRDFPLHVDFLRLGVGATIRVSVPLHLKNAETAPGVKRGGTINVVTHTVELEAEADSIPQFIEADVGQLDIGSSLHMSDIKLPKGVKSLARDEDVTLVTVVPPSGYGEEAASAAAGAAPAAGAAPAAGAAAAAKAPAAGAKAPAAGAKAPAAAPAKKK, from the coding sequence ATGGCGACCGTCAAGGAATTGAAGGCGACCGCACGTCCGGCAGGCGGCAAGGGGGCCGCACGGGCAGTACGGCGCACCGGCCGAGTGCCGGGAGTGATCTATGGTGACAACAAGCCCCCCGTGACCATCTCGGTCGACGATGCCGAACTGCGCCAGCGCATTCTGGCCGGCCGGTTCCTCACCACGATTTACGACATCGATCTCGATGGCGCGAAGCACCGCGTGATTCCGCGCGACTTCCACCTCGACCCTGTCAGGGACTTCCCGCTCCATGTCGACTTCCTGCGCCTCGGCGTCGGCGCCACCATTCGCGTCAGCGTTCCCTTGCACCTGAAGAATGCGGAAACCGCACCGGGCGTGAAGCGCGGCGGCACCATCAACGTCGTCACCCACACCGTCGAACTCGAAGCCGAGGCTGACAGCATTCCGCAGTTCATCGAAGCCGACGTCGGCCAGCTCGACATCGGCAGCTCGCTGCACATGTCGGACATCAAGCTGCCGAAGGGCGTGAAGTCGCTGGCGCGCGATGAAGACGTGACCCTGGTCACCGTCGTGCCGCCGTCCGGCTATGGCGAAGAAGCCGCTAGCGCGGCTGCAGGTGCAGCTCCTGCCGCAGGCGCTGCGCCCGCTGCAGGCGCCGCCGCCGCTGCCAAGGCTCCGGCCGCCGGCGCCAAGGCGCCCGCAGCTGGTGCGAAGGCCCCGGCCGCCGCTCCGGCGAAAAAGAAGTAA
- a CDS encoding hypothetical protein (product_source=COG5465; cog=COG5465; pfam=PF10722) yields MSLLEGTIDSRVNPLAVVEDIAADHNWAFERSGEDEVTIVSKGDWTDYQLSFTWMNEIEALHLACAFDMKIPTARRAEVQRLIAAINEQMWVGHFDIWTHTGMVMYRQALVLPDGLIASTAQCETMLVSAIHACERYYPAFQFVVWAGKTASEAMSAAMFDTAGEA; encoded by the coding sequence ATGTCCCTCCTCGAAGGCACTATCGATTCACGGGTCAACCCGCTTGCGGTTGTCGAGGACATCGCCGCCGATCACAACTGGGCGTTCGAGCGCTCCGGCGAAGACGAAGTCACTATCGTCTCGAAGGGTGACTGGACCGACTATCAACTCTCCTTCACCTGGATGAACGAGATCGAGGCGCTGCATCTGGCCTGCGCCTTCGACATGAAGATTCCGACCGCACGCCGCGCCGAAGTGCAGCGGCTGATCGCGGCGATCAACGAGCAGATGTGGGTCGGGCATTTCGATATCTGGACCCACACCGGCATGGTGATGTACCGCCAGGCATTGGTACTGCCGGACGGCCTCATTGCCTCCACCGCGCAATGCGAGACCATGCTGGTATCCGCCATCCACGCGTGCGAGCGCTACTATCCGGCGTTCCAGTTTGTGGTCTGGGCCGGCAAGACCGCGTCGGAAGCGATGAGCGCGGCGATGTTCGACACCGCCGGCGAAGCCTGA
- a CDS encoding PTH1 family peptidyl-tRNA hydrolase (product_source=KO:K01056; cath_funfam=3.40.50.1470; cog=COG0193; ko=KO:K01056; pfam=PF01195; superfamily=53178; tigrfam=TIGR00447), with translation MRLFVGLGNPGAKYQGNRHNIGFMVLDEMARRHGFAPWRRRFQGETAEGTLERERVILLRPLTYMNDSGRSVQEAANFFKITPGEIAVFHDELELPAAKVRVKVGGGIAGHNGLRSISAHIGNEYRRVRIGIGHPGVKELVHNHVLSDFAKSDRPWVEALCEAISDNAGLIATDRDSTFQNKVHLTMQAKGFTAKDDNGIA, from the coding sequence ATGCGGCTCTTTGTTGGCCTCGGCAATCCTGGCGCGAAATACCAGGGCAACCGGCACAATATCGGGTTCATGGTTCTCGACGAGATGGCGCGGCGTCACGGTTTTGCACCGTGGCGCCGCCGCTTTCAGGGCGAGACCGCGGAAGGCACGCTGGAGCGCGAACGCGTCATCCTGTTGCGTCCTCTGACCTACATGAACGATTCCGGGCGCTCCGTTCAGGAAGCCGCGAATTTCTTCAAGATCACGCCAGGCGAGATCGCCGTGTTTCACGACGAACTCGAACTGCCGGCGGCCAAGGTACGCGTCAAGGTCGGCGGCGGCATTGCCGGACATAACGGGCTGCGCTCGATCTCCGCGCATATCGGCAACGAGTATCGCCGGGTGCGGATCGGTATCGGCCATCCCGGCGTCAAGGAACTGGTGCACAACCACGTGCTCAGCGATTTCGCCAAAAGCGATCGGCCGTGGGTCGAGGCATTGTGTGAAGCGATCTCCGACAATGCCGGACTGATCGCCACCGACCGCGACTCCACGTTTCAGAACAAGGTGCATCTGACGATGCAGGCCAAGGGATTTACGGCGAAGGACGACAACGGCATCGCGTAG
- a CDS encoding ribose-phosphate pyrophosphokinase (product_source=KO:K00948; cath_funfam=3.40.50.2020; cog=COG0462; ko=KO:K00948; pfam=PF13793,PF14572; smart=SM01400; superfamily=53271; tigrfam=TIGR01251) — translation MSGKNGSIKLVAGNSNPALAQEIASWLQLSLTKASVRRFADMEIFVEIQENVRGSDVFIIQSTSFPTNDHLMELLIITDALRRASARRITAVIPYFGYARQDRKAGPRTPISAKLVANLITHAGADRVMTLDLHAGQIQGFFDIPTDNLYASPVMVRDIKEKFDLANVMVVSPDVGGVVRARGLAKRINAPLAIIDKRRERAGESEVMNVIGDVAGYTCILVDDIVDSGGTLVNAADALLANGAKDVYAYITHGVLSGGAAARITGSKLKELVITDSIQPTEAVNKSPNIRVLSIASLIAEAIGRTASEESVSSLFD, via the coding sequence ATGTCGGGCAAGAACGGCTCCATCAAGCTGGTTGCCGGTAATTCCAATCCCGCGCTAGCGCAGGAAATCGCCTCCTGGCTGCAGCTGTCGCTCACCAAGGCCAGCGTGCGGCGCTTCGCCGACATGGAAATCTTCGTCGAAATCCAGGAAAACGTCCGCGGCTCCGACGTCTTCATCATCCAGTCGACGTCGTTTCCCACCAACGACCATCTGATGGAATTGCTGATCATCACCGATGCGCTGCGCCGCGCTTCCGCGCGCCGCATCACCGCCGTGATCCCGTACTTCGGCTACGCCCGGCAGGACCGCAAGGCCGGCCCGCGCACGCCGATCTCGGCCAAGCTGGTGGCCAACCTGATCACACACGCCGGCGCCGACCGCGTCATGACGCTCGACCTGCATGCCGGACAGATCCAGGGCTTCTTCGATATTCCCACCGACAACCTCTACGCCTCGCCGGTGATGGTGCGGGATATCAAAGAGAAATTCGACCTCGCCAATGTGATGGTGGTGTCGCCCGACGTCGGCGGCGTGGTCCGCGCCCGCGGACTGGCGAAACGTATCAACGCGCCGCTGGCGATCATCGACAAGCGCCGCGAACGCGCCGGCGAGTCCGAAGTAATGAACGTGATCGGCGACGTCGCCGGCTACACCTGCATCCTGGTCGATGACATCGTCGATTCCGGCGGCACCCTGGTCAACGCCGCCGATGCGCTGCTCGCCAACGGCGCCAAGGATGTCTACGCCTACATCACCCACGGCGTGCTGTCCGGCGGCGCCGCGGCGCGCATCACCGGCTCGAAGCTGAAGGAACTGGTGATCACGGATTCGATCCAGCCTACCGAGGCCGTCAACAAGTCGCCGAACATCCGCGTGCTGTCGATCGCCTCGTTGATCGCCGAGGCGATCGGCCGTACCGCCTCGGAAGAGTCGGTGTCGAGTTTGTTTGATTGA
- a CDS encoding putative RNA binding protein YcfA (HicA-like mRNA interferase family) (product_source=COG1724; cog=COG1724; pfam=PF07927; superfamily=54786): protein MIARSIKAEPAMKVRDAIRMIEDDGWFHVATRGSHRQYKHLLKPGRVTVAGRPSDDLAPGTFASILKQAGLKEQR, encoded by the coding sequence ATGATCGCCCGCTCCATCAAAGCTGAGCCGGCCATGAAAGTCCGCGATGCCATTCGAATGATCGAAGACGATGGCTGGTTCCACGTTGCGACGCGCGGAAGTCACCGGCAATACAAGCATTTGCTGAAGCCGGGCCGCGTCACGGTCGCTGGCCGGCCATCCGACGACCTTGCGCCGGGAACGTTTGCCAGTATTTTGAAGCAGGCTGGCCTGAAGGAACAACGCTGA
- a CDS encoding YfiH family protein (product_source=TIGR00726; cath_funfam=3.60.140.10; cog=COG1496; ko=KO:K05810; pfam=PF02578; superfamily=64438; tigrfam=TIGR00726), translated as MTFTSPLLAAVPGLRHAFFTRDGGVSEGIYAGLNGGLGSNDDPAHVAENRRRMAAEMGVDPEHFLTAYQVHSPDVAVAAAPWDAASRPRADAMVTKIEGLALGITTADCGPILFADPKARVIGAAHAGWKGAFTGVLESTIDAMEKLGADRADMVVAIGPLIRQPSYEVGSEFVERFVQADSGHTTFFIPSAREGHAMFDLGGFIRMRLERADIAIIDDTGIDTYPDERLFSYRRSVHRQEPDYGRQIHAIVLEG; from the coding sequence ATGACCTTTACTTCGCCTTTGCTCGCGGCCGTGCCCGGCCTGCGCCACGCTTTCTTCACCCGCGACGGCGGCGTCTCCGAGGGCATCTATGCCGGCCTCAATGGCGGGCTCGGCTCGAACGACGATCCCGCCCATGTTGCTGAAAACCGCCGGCGGATGGCGGCAGAGATGGGCGTCGATCCCGAACATTTCCTCACGGCCTATCAGGTCCACTCCCCCGATGTCGCGGTCGCCGCCGCGCCGTGGGACGCAGCATCTCGCCCGCGCGCAGATGCAATGGTCACCAAGATCGAAGGCCTTGCGCTCGGCATCACCACCGCGGATTGCGGGCCGATACTGTTCGCCGATCCCAAGGCACGCGTGATCGGCGCGGCCCATGCCGGCTGGAAGGGCGCCTTCACCGGCGTCCTGGAGTCGACCATCGATGCGATGGAAAAACTCGGCGCCGACCGCGCCGACATGGTGGTGGCGATCGGGCCGCTGATCCGGCAGCCGAGCTATGAAGTGGGCAGCGAATTCGTCGAACGTTTTGTGCAGGCCGATTCCGGCCACACCACGTTCTTCATTCCCTCGGCCCGCGAGGGCCACGCGATGTTCGATCTCGGCGGCTTCATCCGGATGCGACTGGAGCGCGCCGACATTGCCATCATTGACGACACCGGCATCGACACCTATCCGGACGAGCGCCTGTTCAGCTATCGCCGCTCCGTGCACCGCCAGGAGCCGGATTACGGCCGCCAGATCCACGCCATTGTGCTGGAAGGCTGA
- a CDS encoding BMFP domain-containing protein YqiC (product_source=COG2960; cath_funfam=1.20.1270.10; cog=COG2960; pfam=PF04380; superfamily=46557) translates to MTQTNNRFFDEIGRLMNDAAGAAQGVKREVDTVVRNQAEKILRDLDIVKREEFEAVKDMARLAREENETLKARIAALEGKLGIAPAAPDVGSMRTDG, encoded by the coding sequence ATGACCCAGACCAATAATCGGTTTTTCGACGAGATCGGCCGCCTGATGAACGATGCCGCCGGCGCCGCCCAGGGCGTCAAGCGCGAGGTCGACACCGTGGTGCGCAACCAGGCCGAAAAGATCCTGCGCGACCTCGATATCGTCAAGCGCGAGGAGTTCGAGGCGGTCAAGGATATGGCCCGGCTCGCCCGCGAGGAAAACGAGACGCTGAAGGCGCGCATTGCCGCGCTGGAAGGCAAGCTCGGCATCGCCCCCGCCGCGCCTGACGTCGGCAGCATGCGGACGGATGGCTAA
- a CDS encoding hypothetical protein (product_source=Hypo-rule applied; cleavage_site_network=SignalP-TM; superfamily=55961; transmembrane_helix_parts=Outside_1_14,TMhelix_15_37,Inside_38_212), with the protein MRLSALTANRTAPRLAQAALLLAVAIGLGGCANIASSGGGNASYAQAGAPGSATVAFESVDGPPPQVFDRMVNLLDSEARLRNLAVVSRQDSAAYRVRSYLAAQIRGGRTTIAWVWDVYDRDQQRALRLSGEEQAGKASGDAWATADDVVLRRIAQAGLTGLSGMINGTTPGDVAPAPAPAPRGNGPAIASADDLLPRPTAVAESSMSFSAR; encoded by the coding sequence ATGCGCTTGTCTGCCCTCACCGCCAACAGGACCGCGCCGCGCCTCGCGCAGGCCGCATTGTTGCTGGCTGTGGCGATCGGGCTCGGCGGCTGCGCCAACATCGCCAGTTCGGGCGGCGGCAACGCCTCTTATGCGCAGGCCGGCGCGCCTGGTAGCGCCACGGTGGCGTTCGAATCCGTCGACGGCCCGCCGCCGCAGGTGTTCGATCGCATGGTCAACCTGCTGGATAGTGAGGCCAGGCTGCGCAACCTTGCGGTTGTGTCACGTCAGGACAGCGCCGCCTACCGGGTGCGGAGTTACCTCGCTGCACAAATTCGCGGCGGACGTACCACGATTGCCTGGGTTTGGGATGTCTATGACCGCGACCAGCAGCGCGCGCTGCGGCTCAGCGGCGAAGAACAAGCCGGCAAGGCCAGCGGCGATGCCTGGGCCACCGCCGACGACGTGGTGCTCAGGCGGATCGCGCAGGCCGGCCTCACCGGCCTCAGCGGCATGATCAACGGCACCACGCCCGGCGATGTGGCGCCTGCGCCAGCCCCCGCGCCGCGCGGCAATGGGCCGGCCATCGCCAGCGCGGACGATCTGTTACCGCGTCCGACGGCCGTGGCTGAAAGCTCTATGAGCTTCAGCGCGCGTTAA